One window of the Candidatus Chryseobacterium colombiense genome contains the following:
- a CDS encoding peroxiredoxin, whose amino-acid sequence MSIKLGDTAPDFNAESTVGSLNFYDFLGNSWGILFSHPADYTPVCTTELGFTAKLKSEFEQRNTKAIALSVDGVEDHHNWIKDINETQNTEVEFPIIADKDRKISELYDFIHPNASATATVRSLLIIDPEKKVRLIITYPASTGRNFNEIIRVLDSLQLVDSHKIATPVNWKNGEDVIIPPAISTEDAKKIFPKGVREIKPYLRYTPQPNT is encoded by the coding sequence ATGTCAATTAAACTAGGAGATACAGCACCAGACTTCAATGCAGAGTCTACTGTTGGAAGCTTGAATTTTTATGATTTTCTTGGGAATTCATGGGGGATTCTATTTTCCCATCCTGCAGATTATACACCGGTATGTACTACAGAACTTGGTTTTACTGCAAAATTGAAATCCGAATTTGAACAGAGAAATACAAAAGCAATTGCTTTAAGTGTGGATGGAGTAGAAGATCATCACAACTGGATAAAAGATATTAATGAAACCCAGAATACAGAAGTGGAATTTCCTATTATAGCTGATAAAGACCGGAAAATTTCAGAACTCTATGACTTTATTCATCCGAACGCTTCGGCAACGGCAACTGTTCGTTCTTTATTAATTATTGATCCTGAAAAAAAAGTGAGATTGATTATTACTTATCCGGCGTCTACAGGAAGGAATTTTAATGAAATCATAAGAGTTTTAGATTCTTTACAATTGGTGGATTCTCATAAGATTGCTACTCCGGTCAATTGGAAAAACGGTGAGGATGTTATTATTCCACCGGCTATCTCTACTGAAGATGCCAAAAAAATATTCCCGAAAGGAGTAAGGGAAATCAAACCGTATCTAAGATATACGCCCCAACCTAATACATGA
- a CDS encoding mechanosensitive ion channel family protein, which produces MEKTGLRYIDVVYKVLENWYLTFAELTPKLVVGIIVFSFFLFTSKYLSQIAVKLFHKFFPKSQKESSLVTLISVFRFLIMVMGTFIALEIMGFSGFLWKFIGSLGVAGVIAGVALKDLVSSIFSGMLIGIDKAYKVGDYITIGNHSGTVQEIGFLTTKILTDDGKKAYIPNQVVFNAPFYNITASPQRRIILNFEIPADEDISKAQKGILEVVKNLENVDRLDSVEVIFTDLKQGIFNLQAKFWMKIGANMVQLKSEAYLKIKQRLDTDGIQLVTPTSISITNGEVGINENHDK; this is translated from the coding sequence ATGGAAAAAACAGGCTTAAGATATATAGATGTTGTATACAAAGTTTTAGAAAACTGGTATTTAACTTTTGCAGAACTCACCCCTAAACTGGTCGTAGGGATTATTGTATTTTCTTTTTTTCTTTTTACCAGTAAATATCTCAGCCAAATAGCTGTGAAGCTTTTCCATAAATTTTTCCCAAAAAGTCAAAAAGAAAGCTCCCTTGTCACTTTAATTAGTGTTTTCAGGTTTTTAATTATGGTAATGGGAACATTTATCGCCTTAGAAATCATGGGCTTCAGCGGATTCCTCTGGAAGTTTATCGGAAGTTTAGGGGTTGCAGGGGTAATTGCAGGGGTTGCATTGAAGGATTTAGTTTCCAGTATATTTTCAGGAATGCTTATTGGAATTGACAAAGCGTATAAAGTCGGCGATTACATTACTATAGGAAATCACTCAGGTACGGTACAGGAAATCGGTTTTTTAACGACTAAAATCCTTACCGATGACGGAAAGAAGGCATATATTCCGAACCAGGTAGTTTTTAATGCTCCATTTTATAATATTACAGCTTCTCCGCAACGAAGAATTATTTTAAATTTTGAAATTCCCGCTGATGAAGATATCAGCAAAGCACAAAAAGGAATTTTAGAGGTTGTCAAAAATCTTGAAAACGTAGATCGCTTAGACAGTGTGGAAGTTATTTTCACAGATCTGAAACAAGGTATTTTTAACCTGCAGGCAAAATTCTGGATGAAAATAGGTGCTAATATGGTTCAGCTCAAAAGTGAAGCCTATTTAAAAATAAAACAACGTCTGGATACAGATGGAATTCAGCTGGTAACTCCAACAAGTATAAGCATTACCAACGGAGAGGTTGGGATCAATGAAAATCATGATAAATAA
- a CDS encoding M12 family metallo-peptidase: MKTKPFIVSCLLIAVQGFSQQNYWTKLKDQKVSRENLSPRWTTPTAFSLYQLDVDKIKNDLKNAPQRFSKNENLIVKFPDSDGKIRDYIVQEAPVMEPELQAKFPEIRSYVGWQKGHPENSIRFSLTPQTGISVMYFDNWDISYLDSYTKDHSSFILYKRKDLPKNDRLFECHVENELDNLKNNGSANKAPVVSDGQFRTYRLALAATGEYTTFHGGTVAGALAAMATTMTRVNGVYEKTISSTMVMIANNNLLIYTNATTDPYTNNNGSTMLGENQTNINTIIGTANYDIGHVFSTGGGGVAYLGSICTTNKARGVTGSGAPVGDPFDIDYVAHEMGHQFGGNHTFRANTGSCSGNANNSTAYEPGSGSTIMAYAGICGSANNVQNNSDAYFHAANVQEMYAVLQRASDCSVKTPNNNLVPTADAGADYIIPNGTAFVLTGTGTDPNGDPITYLWEQYDNTSNTQPPVSTATGGPVYRSLLPTTSPSRYFPVLSSVVANNLIPKWEVTPSVARTLNFSLLVNDNKATGNQAARDAMVVTVTSDGPFTISSHTSNVSYTGGTTTNITWNVAGTNTGTINTQNVTILLSKDGGLTFNTVLAASVPNNGSASVVLPNENIASARIMVKALNNIYFAVNSSNFSITQSLGTSESVIKSGFLVYPNPSHDVVNIKLKNQSQKADYSLFDASGRLMKNGSFKGETKLKVNDLTNGNYLISITLENGEKVTEKLIIGK, encoded by the coding sequence ATGAAAACTAAACCATTTATTGTCTCGTGCCTTTTAATAGCGGTGCAAGGATTTAGCCAGCAGAATTACTGGACAAAACTTAAAGATCAAAAAGTGAGTAGAGAAAATTTGAGTCCGAGATGGACGACTCCAACTGCTTTTTCATTGTATCAGTTGGATGTAGACAAAATTAAAAACGATCTTAAAAATGCTCCGCAACGTTTTTCTAAAAATGAAAACCTTATTGTTAAGTTTCCGGATTCTGACGGAAAAATAAGAGATTATATTGTTCAGGAAGCTCCTGTAATGGAGCCAGAGTTACAGGCTAAGTTTCCGGAAATTCGCTCGTATGTTGGCTGGCAAAAAGGCCACCCTGAAAACTCAATCCGTTTCAGTCTTACTCCACAGACCGGAATCAGTGTGATGTATTTTGATAACTGGGACATCAGTTATCTTGATAGCTATACAAAAGATCATTCTTCCTTTATCTTGTATAAAAGAAAAGATTTACCTAAAAATGACCGGCTTTTTGAGTGTCATGTTGAGAATGAACTGGATAATTTAAAAAATAATGGCTCTGCCAATAAAGCACCTGTAGTTTCCGACGGGCAATTCAGAACATACAGATTAGCTTTAGCGGCAACAGGAGAATATACCACTTTCCATGGAGGTACAGTAGCTGGAGCACTTGCAGCAATGGCGACAACGATGACGAGAGTAAACGGAGTTTATGAAAAAACGATATCCTCTACCATGGTGATGATAGCCAATAATAATTTATTGATTTATACAAACGCCACTACAGATCCTTATACGAATAATAACGGATCTACTATGTTGGGTGAAAATCAGACCAACATTAATACGATTATTGGAACGGCTAATTATGATATTGGGCATGTCTTCAGTACCGGAGGCGGTGGTGTTGCTTATTTAGGCTCAATTTGTACGACTAATAAGGCGAGAGGAGTTACGGGTTCCGGAGCTCCGGTTGGAGATCCTTTTGATATTGATTATGTGGCTCATGAAATGGGGCATCAGTTTGGTGGAAACCATACTTTCAGAGCGAATACAGGTTCATGCAGCGGGAATGCCAATAACTCTACTGCCTATGAGCCGGGTAGTGGAAGCACTATTATGGCTTATGCAGGAATTTGTGGGTCAGCGAACAATGTTCAGAACAACAGTGATGCTTATTTTCATGCTGCAAACGTACAGGAAATGTATGCTGTATTGCAACGGGCATCAGATTGTTCTGTGAAAACTCCTAATAATAATCTGGTTCCAACTGCAGATGCGGGAGCAGATTATATTATTCCAAACGGGACAGCTTTTGTTTTAACCGGAACCGGAACCGATCCTAATGGTGATCCGATCACTTATTTATGGGAGCAGTATGATAACACTTCAAATACTCAGCCTCCGGTTTCTACGGCTACGGGGGGACCTGTGTATCGTTCTTTGTTGCCGACAACTTCTCCTTCAAGATATTTTCCGGTGTTAAGCTCTGTAGTTGCCAACAATTTGATTCCAAAATGGGAAGTTACGCCGAGTGTAGCAAGAACGTTGAACTTCTCACTGCTTGTTAATGATAATAAAGCGACGGGAAATCAGGCAGCGAGAGATGCTATGGTGGTAACCGTTACAAGTGATGGTCCTTTCACTATTTCTTCACACACGAGTAATGTTTCGTATACCGGAGGTACAACTACCAATATTACCTGGAATGTTGCAGGAACTAATACGGGAACCATCAATACTCAAAATGTAACGATTTTACTTTCGAAAGATGGTGGTCTTACTTTTAATACGGTGTTGGCTGCAAGTGTTCCGAATAACGGATCTGCATCAGTGGTATTACCTAATGAAAATATTGCCTCAGCAAGAATTATGGTAAAAGCGCTTAATAATATTTATTTTGCAGTAAATTCTTCAAATTTCTCAATTACTCAATCGTTGGGAACCTCGGAATCTGTAATAAAAAGCGGTTTCTTAGTCTATCCTAATCCTTCTCATGATGTGGTTAATATTAAATTAAAAAATCAATCACAAAAAGCGGATTATTCATTATTTGACGCTTCTGGAAGATTGATGAAAAACGGTAGCTTTAAAGGGGAGACAAAATTGAAAGTAAATGACCTTACCAATGGAAATTATTTAATTTCAATTACTTTAGAAAATGGAGAGAAAGTAACCGAGAAGCTGATTATCGGGAAATAA
- the sucC gene encoding ADP-forming succinate--CoA ligase subunit beta has product MNLHEYQSKEILSKYGVAIQRGFVANNVDEAVAAAEKLTAETGAQGWVVKAQIHAGGRGKGGGVKFSPNMDKLKENAQNIIGMQLITPQTSAEGKKVNSVLVAEDVYYPGESETKEFYVSILLDRAEGKNTIVYSTEGGMDIEHVAEVTPHLIHKEIIDPALGLQGFQARKIAFNLGLEGNAFKEFVKFIGSLYNAYTGIDASLFEINPVLKTSDNKIIAVDAKVTLDDNSLFRHKDLAELRDTREEDPMDVEAGEAGLNFVKLDGNVACMVNGAGLAMATMDIIKLSGGNPANFLDVGGTADAQRVQTAFGIILRDPNVKAILINIFGGIVRCDRVAQGVVDAYKAMGSLPVPLIVRLQGTNAVEAKKLIDESGLPVHSAITLEEAANKVKEVLA; this is encoded by the coding sequence ATGAATCTTCACGAGTATCAATCAAAAGAGATTTTATCAAAGTATGGAGTAGCAATCCAACGTGGTTTCGTAGCAAACAACGTAGATGAAGCTGTAGCTGCTGCTGAAAAACTAACGGCTGAAACTGGCGCTCAAGGGTGGGTAGTAAAAGCTCAGATTCACGCAGGTGGTCGTGGTAAAGGTGGTGGTGTAAAGTTCTCTCCAAACATGGATAAGCTTAAAGAAAACGCTCAGAACATCATCGGAATGCAGTTGATAACTCCACAAACTTCTGCTGAAGGTAAAAAAGTAAATTCTGTTTTGGTTGCAGAGGATGTATATTATCCGGGAGAGTCAGAGACTAAAGAATTTTATGTTTCTATTCTATTAGACAGAGCTGAAGGTAAAAATACAATCGTATATTCTACTGAAGGCGGTATGGATATTGAGCACGTTGCTGAAGTAACTCCTCATTTGATCCACAAAGAAATCATTGATCCAGCTTTAGGTCTTCAAGGTTTCCAGGCTAGAAAAATTGCTTTCAACTTAGGTCTTGAAGGAAATGCTTTCAAAGAATTCGTAAAGTTCATCGGTTCTCTTTACAATGCATATACAGGAATTGATGCTTCTCTTTTCGAAATCAATCCGGTTTTGAAAACTTCTGATAACAAAATTATCGCAGTAGATGCTAAAGTAACTTTGGATGACAACTCATTGTTCCGTCACAAAGATTTAGCTGAACTTAGAGATACAAGAGAAGAAGACCCAATGGATGTTGAAGCTGGTGAAGCTGGTCTTAACTTCGTAAAATTAGACGGTAACGTTGCTTGTATGGTAAACGGAGCTGGTCTTGCTATGGCAACTATGGATATCATCAAATTATCTGGTGGTAACCCAGCTAACTTCCTTGACGTAGGTGGTACTGCTGATGCTCAGAGAGTTCAGACTGCTTTCGGAATTATCCTGAGAGATCCAAACGTAAAAGCAATCTTAATCAATATCTTCGGAGGTATCGTAAGATGTGACAGAGTTGCTCAAGGTGTTGTAGATGCTTACAAAGCTATGGGTAGCCTGCCTGTTCCATTGATCGTAAGATTACAAGGAACTAACGCTGTAGAAGCTAAAAAATTAATTGACGAGTCAGGTCTTCCTGTTCACTCTGCAATTACTTTGGAAGAAGCTGCAAACAAAGTAAAAGAAGTTTTAGCTTAA
- a CDS encoding DUF423 domain-containing protein, with amino-acid sequence MKTITLVFGAVYGMLSVILGAFGAHALKKILSVERLESFETGVRYQMYATFFLLIIGYILKFETPSEKWTSILMIAGTFLFSVSIYFLSLQDYLGINLKFLGPITPLGGLLMILSWGMLILYFAKNRI; translated from the coding sequence ATGAAAACAATTACTTTAGTCTTCGGTGCTGTTTACGGAATGTTGTCTGTAATTTTGGGAGCATTCGGAGCACATGCTTTAAAGAAAATTTTATCTGTGGAAAGACTGGAGAGTTTTGAAACAGGAGTAAGATATCAAATGTATGCTACTTTTTTCCTTTTAATCATCGGCTATATTTTGAAGTTTGAAACACCATCAGAAAAATGGACTTCAATTTTAATGATTGCAGGGACATTTTTATTCTCAGTAAGTATTTATTTTCTGAGTTTGCAAGACTATTTGGGTATAAATCTTAAATTTTTAGGCCCTATTACTCCACTTGGAGGGCTGTTAATGATCTTAAGCTGGGGAATGCTTATTTTGTATTTTGCTAAAAACAGAATCTAA
- a CDS encoding hydroxymethylglutaryl-CoA reductase, degradative, which translates to MNHKPVEGFSKLTKQGKIDWLVNEYLEGNSEYQHILNQYWNENADLQKLHDEFSENTISNFYMPYGIAPNFLIDGKLFALPMAVEESSVVAAASKAAKFWIDKGGFKTTIINNEKLGHTHFIFNVEPHKLLHFFNFNLKKKLIEATNDITANMRNRGGGILDIKLVDKTAEMPNYYQLKASFDTVDSMGANFINSCLEQFGKTLKQEVAVSEDFSQEEKNSLQIVMNILSNFTPDCIVRAEVSCKIEDLKDDSGISNEEFASKFKQAVTIAEIEPFRATTHNKGIMNGVDAVVIATGNDFRATEACAHAYAARNGKYSSLTHCTTDNGIFRFWIDLPISVGVVGGLTNLHPLVKFSLALLGKPSAQELMSILAVSGLAQNFGALRSLVTTGIQKGHMKMHLLNILNQLGATEEEKQHFVTYFKDKTVSHHEVINEFNRLRDQS; encoded by the coding sequence ATGAATCACAAACCGGTAGAAGGTTTTTCTAAACTGACAAAACAGGGAAAAATCGATTGGCTAGTTAACGAATACCTTGAAGGAAACTCAGAATATCAACATATATTAAATCAATACTGGAACGAAAATGCTGATTTGCAGAAACTACATGACGAGTTTTCTGAAAACACGATTTCCAATTTCTATATGCCCTACGGAATTGCTCCGAATTTTTTAATTGACGGGAAATTATTTGCACTTCCAATGGCAGTTGAAGAGAGTTCTGTAGTTGCTGCAGCTTCAAAAGCCGCAAAATTCTGGATTGATAAAGGTGGTTTTAAAACAACAATTATTAACAATGAAAAACTGGGTCACACGCATTTTATCTTTAATGTTGAACCACATAAACTGCTTCATTTCTTTAATTTTAATTTGAAGAAAAAATTAATCGAAGCAACAAACGATATTACGGCCAACATGAGAAACCGTGGTGGTGGAATTTTAGATATCAAATTGGTTGATAAAACGGCTGAAATGCCGAATTACTATCAGTTGAAAGCAAGTTTTGATACCGTAGATTCGATGGGAGCCAACTTCATTAATTCATGCTTGGAACAATTTGGAAAAACATTGAAGCAGGAAGTGGCCGTAAGTGAAGATTTCTCACAGGAAGAAAAGAATTCTTTACAGATCGTAATGAATATCCTTTCCAATTTTACACCTGATTGTATCGTAAGAGCTGAAGTTTCCTGTAAAATTGAAGATTTAAAAGATGACAGCGGAATTTCCAATGAAGAATTTGCTTCAAAATTCAAACAGGCTGTTACGATTGCTGAAATTGAACCTTTCCGCGCGACCACTCACAATAAAGGAATTATGAATGGAGTGGATGCAGTGGTAATTGCTACAGGAAATGACTTTAGAGCAACGGAAGCTTGTGCACATGCTTATGCGGCAAGAAACGGAAAGTATTCTTCTTTAACACACTGTACCACAGATAACGGGATTTTCAGATTCTGGATTGATCTTCCGATTTCTGTAGGAGTTGTGGGAGGTTTGACGAATCTTCATCCGCTGGTAAAATTCTCTTTGGCACTTCTTGGAAAACCTTCTGCGCAGGAATTGATGAGTATTCTTGCGGTTTCCGGTTTGGCACAAAACTTTGGGGCACTGCGTTCTTTGGTGACAACAGGAATTCAGAAAGGGCATATGAAAATGCATTTATTGAATATTTTGAACCAATTAGGGGCAACAGAGGAAGAAAAACAACACTTTGTAACCTATTTTAAAGATAAAACAGTGAGTCATCACGAAGTGATCAATGAGTTTAACAGATTAAGAGATCAATCATGA
- a CDS encoding putative DNA modification/repair radical SAM protein, translating into MNFERLKEKLEILADAAKYDVSCSSSGGTRKNKKGALGDSSVSGICHTYTEDGRCVSLLKILLTNHCIYDCAYCVSRSSNDIKRAAFTVEEVVDLTINFYRRNYIEGLFLSSGIFKNADTTMERLVRVAKKLRLEENFNGYIHLKSIPGASDELMQEAALYADRLSINLEIPTESGLKLLAPEKNRQDMLNPMKYIQNGIAQYKDEKKIFRKTPKFAPAGQSTQMIVGATNENDLQIIKVADHFYKNFSLKRVYYSGYVPVLEDKRLPSLTTEVPMLRENRLYQSDWLMRFYGFKAEEILDPHMPFLDLEVDPKLSWALRHLDQFPVNLQTADYQMILRIPGIGVKTAQKIVSARRFQVLNMDHLKKLGAAVNRAKYFIDFNAGNAFLRYLTDKNLRKLLIGGSSSKFQNQFSQQLTLF; encoded by the coding sequence ATGAATTTTGAACGCCTGAAAGAAAAACTCGAAATCCTTGCGGATGCAGCGAAATATGATGTTTCGTGTTCATCAAGCGGAGGAACGAGAAAGAATAAAAAAGGTGCTTTAGGAGATAGTTCCGTAAGCGGGATCTGTCATACCTATACGGAAGACGGGCGATGTGTCTCGCTTCTCAAAATTCTTTTGACCAATCACTGCATTTACGATTGTGCGTACTGTGTTTCCAGAAGTTCCAACGATATAAAAAGAGCTGCTTTTACGGTAGAAGAAGTTGTTGACTTAACGATCAATTTTTACCGCAGAAACTATATTGAAGGTCTATTTTTAAGCTCAGGAATTTTTAAAAATGCGGATACGACCATGGAACGTTTGGTTCGTGTTGCAAAAAAATTACGTTTGGAAGAAAATTTTAACGGATACATTCATTTAAAATCGATTCCGGGAGCAAGTGACGAACTGATGCAGGAAGCCGCTTTATATGCTGACCGATTATCTATCAATCTTGAAATTCCTACGGAAAGCGGATTGAAATTATTGGCTCCTGAAAAAAATCGACAGGATATGCTGAATCCGATGAAATATATTCAGAATGGAATTGCACAGTATAAAGACGAAAAGAAAATTTTCAGAAAAACACCAAAATTTGCTCCGGCCGGTCAGTCTACTCAGATGATTGTGGGTGCAACGAATGAAAATGACTTACAAATCATTAAAGTTGCCGATCATTTTTATAAGAACTTTAGTTTAAAAAGGGTTTATTATTCAGGTTATGTTCCTGTTTTGGAAGATAAAAGGTTACCTTCTTTAACGACTGAAGTTCCTATGCTTCGTGAAAACCGATTATACCAATCCGATTGGCTGATGCGTTTTTATGGATTTAAAGCGGAAGAAATTTTAGATCCTCACATGCCGTTTTTGGATTTAGAAGTCGATCCGAAATTAAGCTGGGCTTTGCGGCATCTTGATCAGTTCCCTGTCAATTTACAGACTGCAGATTACCAGATGATTTTAAGAATTCCCGGAATCGGAGTAAAAACAGCACAAAAAATTGTAAGTGCAAGACGTTTTCAGGTATTGAATATGGATCATTTGAAAAAGCTGGGAGCCGCTGTAAATCGAGCTAAATACTTTATTGATTTCAATGCCGGAAATGCCTTTTTAAGATATTTAACTGATAAAAATCTCAGAAAATTATTGATTGGAGGAAGTTCTTCGAAGTTTCAGAATCAGTTTTCACAGCAATTGACTCTTTTTTAA
- a CDS encoding TIGR03915 family putative DNA repair protein, with translation MITLLYDGSFDGLLTAIFEVFEYNYKDIEIVSRERFHQENIFAEIHEVITQDDKAERVFKKLEQNIGKSGIHELLKVYLSEDPELEQLIFSAVSQSVQHPNENILQNYADQDILKISKICKSISRERHRMTAFVRFEKMQDGVFFAKIDPDFNVIPLIRKHFKDRYQDQKWMIYDLRRNYGILYDLETCDFFYPDEKLDLNKYEQQFHDEEKKYQKLWQRYFTKTNIIERKNMKLHIQHVPKRYWKYLTEKW, from the coding sequence ATGATTACCCTACTCTACGACGGCAGTTTCGACGGGCTTTTAACTGCGATATTTGAAGTTTTCGAATACAACTATAAAGACATAGAAATTGTAAGCAGAGAAAGATTTCATCAGGAAAATATTTTTGCAGAAATTCATGAAGTCATTACTCAGGATGACAAAGCTGAAAGAGTTTTTAAAAAATTAGAGCAAAATATCGGAAAATCTGGAATTCACGAGTTGCTGAAAGTCTACTTATCAGAAGATCCTGAGTTGGAACAGCTTATTTTTTCAGCAGTAAGCCAATCTGTACAGCATCCGAATGAAAATATTCTGCAAAATTATGCGGATCAGGATATTTTAAAAATTTCTAAAATCTGCAAATCCATCAGTCGGGAAAGGCATAGGATGACTGCTTTTGTCCGTTTTGAAAAGATGCAGGATGGTGTTTTTTTTGCTAAAATTGATCCCGACTTCAATGTCATTCCCCTGATTCGAAAACATTTTAAAGACCGTTATCAGGATCAGAAGTGGATGATTTATGATTTAAGGAGAAATTATGGAATCTTATATGATCTGGAAACCTGCGATTTCTTTTATCCAGATGAAAAACTGGATTTAAACAAGTATGAACAGCAGTTTCATGATGAAGAAAAAAAATACCAGAAACTCTGGCAAAGATATTTTACCAAAACCAATATCATTGAACGTAAAAATATGAAGCTTCATATTCAGCATGTTCCGAAAAGATACTGGAAGTACCTCACTGAAAAATGGTAA
- a CDS encoding DNA alkylation repair protein — MTEKRKGARSIKDIPADILEQLNWGEIETANLTEWLAVDQRILLKNLLQQNNRTEYLQLVLNTVDQLKKQTVNTVNEAIGITLLHLATNNKDDEFLLKLATHPADLVRCWVAYSIGRNDKLKLGEKFNGIMTFAADSHFGVREICWMAVRPDISKNLDESLSILSEWTQHENENVRRFASESTRPRGVWCEHINALKQNPGLGLEILEPLRSDVSRYVQDSVGNWLNDASKSQPEFVIEICDEWLRQSSTKETQYIVKKALRTIKK, encoded by the coding sequence ATGACAGAAAAAAGAAAAGGAGCCCGTTCCATTAAAGATATTCCTGCTGATATTTTAGAACAACTTAACTGGGGAGAAATAGAAACGGCCAATCTTACTGAATGGTTGGCGGTTGATCAAAGAATATTGTTAAAAAACCTTCTGCAGCAAAATAATCGTACAGAATATTTGCAATTGGTTTTAAATACTGTGGACCAACTGAAAAAACAAACGGTCAATACAGTCAATGAAGCCATTGGTATTACATTGCTGCATCTGGCTACAAACAATAAAGATGATGAGTTTCTATTGAAGCTTGCAACCCATCCGGCAGACCTGGTGCGTTGTTGGGTTGCCTATAGCATTGGAAGAAATGATAAATTAAAGCTTGGAGAAAAATTTAACGGTATTATGACATTTGCTGCAGACTCCCATTTTGGAGTGAGGGAAATATGCTGGATGGCGGTACGTCCTGATATTTCAAAAAATCTTGACGAAAGTTTATCCATTTTATCAGAATGGACTCAGCATGAGAATGAAAATGTGAGACGTTTTGCAAGCGAATCTACCAGACCGAGAGGGGTGTGGTGTGAACATATTAATGCTCTAAAGCAAAATCCCGGATTGGGACTTGAAATTTTAGAACCGCTGCGATCCGATGTCTCCAGATATGTTCAGGATAGTGTAGGGAATTGGCTGAATGATGCCAGTAAATCACAGCCAGAATTTGTGATAGAGATTTGTGATGAGTGGCTTCGTCAAAGTTCAACAAAAGAAACCCAATACATCGTGAAGAAAGCTTTAAGAACCATCAAAAAGTAA
- a CDS encoding peroxiredoxin-like family protein translates to MNTLSMQIEQLNHELSSQLSQDVLNAFGNSVEDLKTKNIQENSIQIGEQVPEFSLPNAYGQKINSREILKNGKMILVFYKGSWCPYCNLELKFLQDNISEIQKKNAVLVAISPQSPDHSLPMIEKNNLEFEVLTDHNNDFAKKLGIVFQLQDFVLPYYKDLGIDLSLFNKNDENTLPVPAVFVIDENHRVIYKFLEVNYMIRVDVEELIQSL, encoded by the coding sequence ATGAATACACTGTCAATGCAGATTGAGCAATTGAATCATGAACTTTCTTCACAGCTTTCACAAGATGTTTTAAACGCATTCGGAAACTCTGTTGAAGATTTAAAAACAAAAAATATACAGGAAAACAGTATCCAGATAGGAGAGCAGGTCCCTGAATTTTCTCTGCCCAATGCATATGGCCAAAAAATAAATTCCAGAGAAATCCTTAAAAATGGAAAAATGATTCTGGTATTTTACAAAGGAAGCTGGTGTCCCTACTGTAATCTTGAATTGAAATTTTTGCAGGATAATATTTCAGAGATACAAAAGAAAAATGCTGTTTTAGTGGCTATTTCTCCACAAAGTCCCGATCATTCTCTGCCGATGATTGAAAAAAACAATCTTGAATTTGAAGTGTTAACTGATCATAATAATGATTTTGCTAAAAAACTGGGTATTGTATTTCAGCTTCAGGATTTTGTATTACCTTATTATAAGGATTTAGGTATTGATCTTTCACTTTTCAACAAAAATGATGAAAATACATTACCTGTTCCCGCTGTTTTCGTTATCGATGAAAACCATAGGGTCATATATAAATTTTTAGAGGTAAATTACATGATCAGAGTAGATGTAGAAGAATTAATACAATCATTATGA
- a CDS encoding helix-turn-helix domain-containing protein codes for MKTEEKAEENKICPLEIAVNTISGKWKIPIVWQINEGKKRPSEFLRGIAKVDRRVLNQQLNEMVEDGILEKQSFNELPPRVEYTLTELGEKLIEILWQLNDWGKLLIPEKEKI; via the coding sequence ATGAAAACAGAGGAAAAAGCTGAAGAAAATAAAATCTGCCCACTGGAAATCGCAGTGAATACGATCAGTGGAAAATGGAAAATTCCCATCGTATGGCAGATCAATGAAGGAAAAAAACGCCCCAGTGAATTTTTGCGCGGCATTGCCAAAGTTGACCGAAGAGTTCTGAATCAACAATTAAACGAAATGGTAGAAGATGGTATTCTGGAGAAACAGTCATTTAATGAGCTTCCTCCACGGGTAGAATATACCCTTACAGAACTGGGGGAAAAGCTGATAGAGATTCTCTGGCAACTGAATGATTGGGGAAAATTGCTGATCCCTGAAAAAGAAAAAATATAA